A section of the Ovis canadensis isolate MfBH-ARS-UI-01 breed Bighorn chromosome 1, ARS-UI_OviCan_v2, whole genome shotgun sequence genome encodes:
- the PFN2 gene encoding profilin-2 isoform X2, with product MAGWQSYVDNLMCDGCCQEAAIVGYCDAKYVWAATAGGVFQSITPVEIDMIVGKDREGFFTNGLTLGAKKCSVIRDSLYVDGDCTMDIRTKSQGGEPTYNVAVGRAGRALVIVMGKEGVHGGTLNKKAYELALYLRRSDV from the exons ATGGCCGGTTGGCAGAGCTACGTGGATAACCTGATGTGCGATGGCTGCTGCCAGGAGGCCGCCATTGTCGGCTACTGCGACGCCAAATACGTCTGGGCAGCCACGGCCGGGGGCGTCTTCCAGAGCATTACG cCAGTAGAAATAGATATGATTGTAGGAAAAGACCGGGAAGGTTTCTTTACCAATGGTTTGACTCTTGGTGCAAAGAAGTGCTCAGTGATCAGAGATAGCCTAtacgtggatggtgactgcacaaTGGACATCCGGACAAAGAGTCAAGGTGGGGAGCCAACATACAACGTTGCCGTCGGCAGAGCTGGTAGAG CATTGGTTATAGTCATGGGAAAGGAAGGTGTCCACGGAGGCACACTTAACAAGAAAGCATATGAACTCGCTTTATACCTGAGGAGGTCTGATGTGTAA
- the PFN2 gene encoding profilin-2 isoform X1, producing MAGWQSYVDNLMCDGCCQEAAIVGYCDAKYVWAATAGGVFQSITPVEIDMIVGKDREGFFTNGLTLGAKKCSVIRDSLYVDGDCTMDIRTKSQGGEPTYNVAVGRAGRVLVFVMGKEGVHGGGLNKKAYSMAKYLRDSGF from the exons ATGGCCGGTTGGCAGAGCTACGTGGATAACCTGATGTGCGATGGCTGCTGCCAGGAGGCCGCCATTGTCGGCTACTGCGACGCCAAATACGTCTGGGCAGCCACGGCCGGGGGCGTCTTCCAGAGCATTACG cCAGTAGAAATAGATATGATTGTAGGAAAAGACCGGGAAGGTTTCTTTACCAATGGTTTGACTCTTGGTGCAAAGAAGTGCTCAGTGATCAGAGATAGCCTAtacgtggatggtgactgcacaaTGGACATCCGGACAAAGAGTCAAGGTGGGGAGCCAACATACAACGTTGCCGTCGGCAGAGCTGGTAGAG tctTGGTCTTTGTAATGGGAAAAGAAGGGGTCCATGGAGGCGGATTGAATAAGAAGGCATACTCAATGGCAAAATACTTGAGAGACTCTGGGTTCTAG